From the Perca fluviatilis chromosome 11, GENO_Pfluv_1.0, whole genome shotgun sequence genome, the window attttcttttgctgGTTCTATGGGGTTGCACAACCtttcagtgagggtgctctgaaatTTAGGGTTTCCCATTAATCTGCTGGTTGCCAGTTTAATTTCCACTGCAacacccccaacacacacacacacacacacacacacacacacacacacacacacacacacacacacacacacacacacacacacacgtcctttattccagcagcagtcagactcttCAATACAACATTATAATGTAGCACTGCCAGCTGATTCTGCAACATGAGCCATCACATGACAATATTTGGCACTATGCATATTTATGTATTACTCTGTCACCTCCTACTGTGCAATATACCATTTCTATTCATCCGCACCtttactcatctgtatatctatTTATATTTTGACCTGTCTGTTTATAATAAGGGGGTTTATAgtgtacatattattattattattattattattattattattattattattattattattattattactcttattctatttcttataatactttttgtatattttcccgatgtctatttaatgtgtatttgtcttATTTTGAGGTGTATGCATTTTTCTTGAGCTGCTGTAACAAGGGAATTTCCCAGTGTGGGATTAGTCTATTTTATCTTATATGTCCGCTCTGCGACAGTAGCCTACAATGTCATTCTGTGTTAAACACAAGACGAGATATTTAGCTAAAGAGATACAGATGAAAGGTTCACGAGCATGCCTATGTAAACAAGGTTTTGCATGTAAACTTTGcttatttgctcttaccagtgtatgcTTGGTGTAGCCTACTTCGTTCGTTCATAGCTATCCCCACaaatcggtcccaaaatgtcccagttagatagtaaatgccgtaaaaatattctttgtaaatctttacaatcattcccgaaagaaccaagcaggcctgcctgtCTTATTGCGATCGAAAGTTTCTTCAAAACATGCAATTTTTGGCGTGTACCTTTCTAGCTCTaagtttgttgtttcccgaagcgaaggctttttgagaacagcaacacacagagcgGAAGGTGTGGGATGCAACGGATGTCAgacaattatcctggaaatgtacttcagtTGACGAGACCAAAGAATTTGACCAGACCATGTCTTTCATCCTTCCATGGTCTTTATTGATGAGTCAGTCACCCTCTGAGCCACCCCCTCCTAAGCAGACGGTGGCGGTAATGCGCCTAAAGTTACTGTTGGTTGCCAATAGCCGTTAcaagacaagaagaagaaaaagaacgcCCAttttgcaggcatcaaattgtGCTGAAATATCAACAGACAGAAGAGGACAAAGAGCTGCAATGGACGGGTAAATTTGTTTATATCATAATTGATGCTTCTAGATACACTTTCCACAACGGTGCATGTCATACAGACGGAATGAACCGTTCTCCCTGCTTAAAAAATGAAGATATGCCAGATATTAGCTATGCTGCGAACCTTGATACTGTCCATTACGAAGCTCgacgttagctaacattagacgGCAACACCAGGTACCCACCAAGAATTGTGGAAACGTTAGTCCAATGTTGTCTGGCTTGTAGGGAAACGTGCATGACCCAAGAGCATGCTTTACGTATTATCTGGGCCTTCTAACTTCGGCCATATGATCGTTaacgttagcaagctagctagttGGCAAGAGGTAATGTTAACAACGTTAATCCAGTTCAACATATCACCTTCTCATGCGAAAAataaacgttaacgttagctaactttaGATTAACGCAACGTTAGCTACGTGTGGGTTAAATCTCCGTATGATAAATGTTGACAATTATCGTCGGTTAGCATTAGTGTAACGTTACTAGCTAAGCTATTAGCTAACCCTGTGTGATATCCATTGGTGATATCCGACATGGTACGTGCACCTGTCAGTTGGGGTCCTTTGTTCGGAGCTATACAGTAGCTAGCCTATGCTACACGCCTCTGCCCGTTATACAACGTTATTTCATTGTGAGAAAAATTGacttaaacattaatatatctaTGTATCATATTTTCAGAAAggacacacaaaacaatacaataatGTAACAAAAACCAGCTTACGGTATTTATTTGTCATATAACGTTAAATTGATAAGCAACTGAATAGCTTAATACTTATTTGCGACTCGGAAGTTTCAAATATCTAGAATAGCTAAGCTAAGAATATGTGATACTATTTAGGTCTTCAGATTGTATTGGGTGTGTCTAAAGCAGGTTAGCTTCCATAATGgtatttaaaatgttgtttagCATGTGTCAGCATGATTTTATCACAGTTTATTAGGTGTTGGCAACCCATAAAAATTATGCAAATATGGGTTAAATTAACCGACACCATTGTGTTGAAGAACCAGGAGTCTAAAAACACTTTTAAACCTCCTATATTGCATGATTTTTCTTCTAAATGTGTTAAACTATTACACACTTAAAGTGATATGCAACAACATTTTCATCCAGGATAAACTTTCAACAGCAGCAGTCTCccattgaattgtttttttcttgggAATTTGAGATAACATcatttgcatttctttctttttttttcatgtcccTGCATTCTCTTCATTAACAGTGATGTTGCGGTTGGTGTGAAGGCAAGCAGACTTACTTTTTTACTATCTTTACCTAAACACATTTGCATTTATTAGGTCTACATTGTGTTGTTCACAAATGGACTGGATGTAAGTAGTTACATTTTAGTATAGGGTGGGTAAATAGatttaatacctttttttttattagtgttTGTTGTGATGTTACAAGATAACATACTAAAAAGATTTGTGTTAAACTTTGTGGGATGGTAATAAATGACAGTGTAATTTCATTAAGCTGAAAGTAAAGCCATCAAAGTAACTTGTAATTTTGTCTGTTTGCTGCTAAATGTTACGGTTTGCATTGCAGTTCAGTAAGGCAGACAGAGATTATACAGTATAGTGTTTGATGTATGTTTGGTAGTACTTTGTCACTTTCctgtaatagtaatattttTGGAATTTGTCAGAAGTTGGGATGTAAATCAAAGTTTAatttcttcatctttttttcttgtttttccagAGAGGCTCAGATGAGCTCAACATGTACAGTAGCAGCCCCAACTCTTTGACCGGTAAATTTAATCTAAACTTGGAAAGTGTTTGATGGGTGGGAACTGAACCTCAGTGGGTCCATAAATGACAGAGGCTGTCTGGGCTTTGGATGAGTGAATAGCATGCCTGCAAAGATGATCAGAAACCTGGAAAATATCACGTATAAATGGAGCTGAATAACCAGGTTACTGTATGTTACATGTAAAAATCACATCCTGAATATGAGTAAAAGCCGTATTGGACACAGAAGTAGGAATGTGAATGTACTAAATCAGAAGTTGAACAAAATAATTCTGGCATTTCAAAAGATGAAATCCTGAAGGGATGCCAGTGCAAGGCTGGCTGAGGGCAGCTCAGAGCACCAAAATGGTCAGAAATGGACTGGTATGGTGAAAAACGCAGAAAAGCAATGCTTTTCAGTAGAAACTGAATCAGTAAATTAATTTTACTTCCTCTATCTGTAAGTTGACAAATTGTAAGTaattgttattttcttgattgatCATTTGTCTACAAACTGAGAGATTTTCTAATGCTCGAAGTGACATCATCACTTTTTAGGTTTTGTCTGAATCACACACTTAAATACCCACAGACAAACTACACAACTAAAAATACATCAACCAGACAATTGAAAAGCTGGAACAAGGGAATATATGGCATTTTTTGCTGGAAATATGACTAAATATAAATTGAGTATTAAAATAGTTGCACATTGTTTTTCTGACCGAATAATGGAATAACAACCCAAAAGGCCATTTTCCCATTAGACATTCCTACTTTttgtagtaggaaaagcacaggtgttacttaCATTAGTGATGGCTCTATTTTttttcaagtgtcccagtgagccAGGAATCTTACCCTAAAACTGAAGCAGCTTAATGGCGCTTAGTCATTAATTTTTAGTATTTACACTGTGCTTTACTCTGACTTCTTCTTTAATCTGAAGTTGTGTCATCGTGATaatttatctttattgtttgtgTTAATGTTCAGCGAACGGCAGTGACAGTAAGAAACAGCGTTTGGAGGAATCCCCTCCATCCAGAGTTCTCCACATCAGGAAACTTCCCAATGAAGTGTCCGAGACTGAAGTCATTGCTTTGGGGCTGCCCTTTGGAAAAGTCACCAATATACTAATGCTGAAGGGGAAAAACCAGGTAAACTATACCAAAATTCCATATCGGCAAATACTTGGTGAAGATGAAACAAGAACGGTCTTGTAATGACATTTAGGTTTGACTGAATAATGTTCTCCTTTACTAAACAGGAAAAGGTCATGGAGGGGATTTGTTATTCTGCTATAGTTCAATAATACTGTGTTTTTCCAGGCGTTTCTGGAGTTGGGTACAGAAGAAGCAGCCATTACTATGGTGAACTACTACACAGCTGTCACGCCACAGGTCCGAAATACATCAGTGTCCAATCCTGAAACCACAATATGAATAATCTCTGTTGTAATCTCTTGTTGTAAGTGCTACTGACTGAATTGTGTATTTTATGGATCGATTTCTGTTTAGGTCAGAAACACTCCTGTCTTCATCCAGTACTCTAACCATAAGGAACTGAAAACAGACTCTGCTCTGAACCAGGTATACGCATAGATATATTTGTACACTAAACACTATCCTTCAAACAAACCAGGGTTAGACTGGTGTAgaacttgtgtttttttttctttccacccAGAGGGCCCAGGCGGTGTTGCAGGCCGTGTCAGCAGTTCAGGATGGAAGTTCTCCATCCTCTGACCCTGGAGTTTTGGACCTAGCTCCACCCCCCAGCCCTGTCCTGCGAATTATCATCGACAACATGTTTTATCCTGTGACACTGGATGTTCTACAACAGGTACAACTGAACATGTTGTTTATATCCTCCATTCAGATTAGTACACATGCCCCATACTcaagatttttattttcttggtATTGACCTTCttggtattaaaaaaaaaaaaaaaaaaactgcatctgTAAAGCAAAACTCTAgagagtaaaataaataagaaatgtaATTTAGCATGATGCCTTTCAAAAGCGCATATTGTTTGATTTCTAATTGTCATAATGATTGTGTGTCTGCATagcttttaacaaaaatgttaaaattaagTTTAGTGAACTGAAATTTAAATCAAGCTTGGTCATGTTTCTGTCTAATTCTCTGATTCTTCCAGATCTTCAGTAAGTTTGGGACAGTAATGAAGATTATAACCTTCACCAAGAACAACCAGTTTCAGGCTCTTCTGCAATTCAGCGATCCCGTCAATGCACAGCAAGCTAAACTGGTAGGATCACACACACGAAAATTCTGGCCGTTATACACAACCAGTAGAAAATGAAGCAACAACAGGTGGACAGGTCTTTGGCTGTTTTGTTAGCGTTCGACAATTGCACAATTATGAGTCTTTGATAGTGCGTCATTGGCTTAGACTAAGGGATATCTGGTAAGTCTCAGCTGTTGTCTCTAAAAGCACAAAACAGTTAGTGAAATTGTGACAGCAACCATAGCGTTTACTGTAGTTTTTTACTAGATAAAAGATGgcaaaacaatgtttttcttcttttgtgttgTTGCATTAAAATGAGTTCATAAAGAGGCAAAGTGGAGGGTTTGAAGTTTGACATAGCTCAAGCTTTTTATACTAAAATCACTTGTTGAAAGTCTAAACAACACATTTAGATTTTAATCTTATTTTTTACTATGCAATAACAGGTTTTAATGTCCAATATTTGTAGTACAATAACCCAATTTATTCTCAGTGAATTAGCAGAAGTCTTCTGTCTCATTCTGCCTGTTAGTGCCCAACTTTCCAATTAGGCTGTCAACTtacctttttatcccttttaacCTTCTTGGCATTAGAGCTAGACCGATGTATCAGCCCGGCTGATTCATAACTGTTTAATGTCCAGCTTAGTAAGTATCTTGGTCACAAttcttgaaataaaaaaactaatctaGGGGGTCCAAAGGttgtttatgtaaaaaaaaaaaaaaagactactaTATCAGTTATCAGATTATTTAAACACCAGTATGACTCTTTCTCCCCATTTCCCTACTTCTACTCCAGTCTTTGGATGGACAGAACATCTATAATTCATGTTGTACTCTGCGGATAGACTTCAGTAAACTCGTCAACCTCAACGTCAAATACAACAATGATAAGAGTCGAGATTACACCAGACCTGACCTTCCTACTGGAGACGGAGAGACAGCCAACAAGGATCATTCTTTATTGGGTATATACACCTCTATCTACACCGCATCCATTCATATCTTCCTCCCGGGTGTCCATAATACTGTCACACAGATGGCCCCATCCATGCACTGAATTAAAGACCCCCACTCCCCCTGTAGGTCATTCCTTTGCTGGTAGTGCTGCCAAAGACAGTGAGTGTGCATCAGTGGTGGTGCGTCatagagaaaaaaacatgtacagtatgctagtttcctttcctttttttctttttttacaattaaGGATGCCCTCA encodes:
- the LOC120568720 gene encoding polypyrimidine tract-binding protein 2-like isoform X1; amino-acid sequence: MSQSPSEPPPPKQTVAVMRLKLLLVANSRYKTRRRKRTPILQASNCAEISTDRRGQRAAMDGDVAVGVKRGSDELNMYSSSPNSLTANGSDSKKQRLEESPPSRVLHIRKLPNEVSETEVIALGLPFGKVTNILMLKGKNQAFLELGTEEAAITMVNYYTAVTPQVRNTPVFIQYSNHKELKTDSALNQRAQAVLQAVSAVQDGSSPSSDPGVLDLAPPPSPVLRIIIDNMFYPVTLDVLQQIFSKFGTVMKIITFTKNNQFQALLQFSDPVNAQQAKLSLDGQNIYNSCCTLRIDFSKLVNLNVKYNNDKSRDYTRPDLPTGDGETANKDHSLLGTPSGALASYSSGGGYSSSLSLSQGGGAISPLSAAAAAAAAAGRVALSGSGVSGVLLASNLNEEMVTPQSLFTLFGVYGDVQRVKILYNKKDSALIQLSDGNQAQLAMSHLNGQKVFGKVMRVTLSKHQTVALPREGLDDQLLTKDFSGSPLHRFKKPGSKNFQNIFPPSATLHLSNVRDGLGEDDLRLLFSNSGGTVKAFKFFQDRKMALIQMTSVEEAIQTLMDLHNYDMGGNHHLKVSFSKSTI
- the LOC120568720 gene encoding polypyrimidine tract-binding protein 2-like isoform X2, producing MDGDVAVGVKRGSDELNMYSSSPNSLTANGSDSKKQRLEESPPSRVLHIRKLPNEVSETEVIALGLPFGKVTNILMLKGKNQAFLELGTEEAAITMVNYYTAVTPQVRNTPVFIQYSNHKELKTDSALNQRAQAVLQAVSAVQDGSSPSSDPGVLDLAPPPSPVLRIIIDNMFYPVTLDVLQQIFSKFGTVMKIITFTKNNQFQALLQFSDPVNAQQAKLSLDGQNIYNSCCTLRIDFSKLVNLNVKYNNDKSRDYTRPDLPTGDGETANKDHSLLGAISPLSAAAAAAAAAGRVALSGSGVSGVLLASNLNEEMVTPQSLFTLFGVYGDVQRVKILYNKKDSALIQLSDGNQAQLAMSHLNGQKVFGKVMRVTLSKHQTVALPREGLDDQLLTKDFSGSPLHRFKKPGSKNFQNIFPPSATLHLSNVRDGLGEDDLRLLFSNSGGTVKAFKFFQDRKMALIQMTSVEEAIQTLMDLHNYDMGGNHHLKVSFSKSTI